The Clupea harengus unplaced genomic scaffold, Ch_v2.0.2, whole genome shotgun sequence genome contains a region encoding:
- the LOC122131476 gene encoding LOW QUALITY PROTEIN: uncharacterized protein LOC122131476 (The sequence of the model RefSeq protein was modified relative to this genomic sequence to represent the inferred CDS: deleted 2 bases in 1 codon): MLTICASCRAPLEPEDGHMECPACLGVEHLRQGLTEFACMSCNCLSLTARAARLVEVETGTAQPHEGAHERVLRPTKRRSTARQTTVKAKRKKSGLAQKVDSVTTELESIKALLANLQPPTHTGQGGSVHARTPPADQAERSPPTLSPVGSAQELDTLSTRASESLDMGQGDEAESYESAPHDSQTSSQDTARGTGVEPEAGQLSIKSTLKAALARLGLDPVPVAVPPQNAFFRTAVQQTAFAVPPSAPYIEELQRCWADPRQFSHLPTNCRVLSAMQGASTYGLERMPNVEPSVAALILSPDEALRPHARCPRPQCRLTDDLIVRCYDAAARTARIGNSMSHLMLALTQTLQGTGDASASQGLCDSSLQAFAFMSRELVASQPAADTAVREVSPARQISPTPATRTLRPTQGAQATARYPSRDRRGEGAGSDSSTPAVGRFSSQHLRRWEAVTSDPWVLATLSQGYIIQFQGRPPKFRGVKTTTVTNPKALALRQEIGALLQKEAIEQLDAPTHEGGFYSTYFIIPKKDGGLRPILDLRHLNTHLKTLRFHMLRTKEVLHSIRKNDWFTTIDLKDAYFHVPIAPHHRQFLRFAFEGRAYQFRVLPFGIALAPRVFTRCVAAALAPLQAQGMRILPYLDDWLICSQSEVQARSDVAALMAHITGLGLRLNLRKSSLVPRQQTGFLGMAIDSQAMRAVPSQQRVDGIQQLVARFRGHRALTLRSFQRLLGMLTSAASLIPLGLLALRPFQIWLNSLGLHHVRHRHRLVRVTTSCRRFLHPWRRRKYLTQGVPLGAIPSRREVVTTDASQIGWGAVWQRQTARGRWSPQQKRQHINVLELRAVLLALRHFLPALVGRHVLVRSDNMSAVYYINHQGGTRSLQCLGVAQQLLQETHQHLLSLRAVYLPGTYN; this comes from the exons ATGTTAACCATCTGTGCTAGCTGCCGGGCCCCTCTCGAGCCAGAGGATGGCCATATGGAGTGCCCCGCCTGTCTGGGCGTGGAGCATCTGAGACAGGGGCTAACAGAGTTTGCCTGCATGAGCTGTAACTGCCTAAGCCTGACAGCTCGGGCAGCTAGGTTAGTGGAGGTGGAGACGGGCACTGCACAGCCCCATGAAGGGGCACACGAGAGAGTGCTACGGCCGACTAAGCGCCGTAGTACTGCACGGCAGACCACCGTTAAggcaaagaggaagaagagtggactGGCACAGAAGGTGGACTCAGTGACCACAGAGTTGGAGAGTATTAAGGCGCTGTTGGCCAATTTGcagcctccaacacacacagggcagggtGGTAGCGTACACGCTCGAACCCCACCAGCCGATCAGGCGGAGCGGTCACCACCGACGCTGTCACCAGTAGGGAGTGCCCAGGAGCTAGATACACTCTCCACAAGGGCGTCAGAGAGTTTGGACATGGGACAGGGAGACGAGGCCGAGTCGTACGAGTCAGCCCCCCACGACTCTCAGACCAGCTCCCAGGATACAGCCCGGGGTACAGGGGTGGAGCCAGAGGCTGGCCAGCTTTCTATTAAGTCCACCCTGAAGGCAGCGTTGGCGCGTTTGGGGCTGGACCCGGTCCCTGTGGCGGTGCCCCCCCAGAATGCGTTTTTTAGAACCGCGGTACAGCAGACTGCCTTTGCGGTCCCACCCTCAGCTCCGTACATTGAGGAGCTGCAGAGGTGCTGGGCAGACCCCAGACAATTTTCCCACCTCCCCACCAACTGCAGGGTCCTGTCGGCCATGCAGGGTGCGTCCACCTATGGGCTTGAAAGGATGCCTAATGTGGAGCCGTCGGTGGCGGCCTTAATACTGTCCCCCGATGAGGCGCTTAGGCCCCATGCTCGCTGCCCCCGCCCACAATGCCGGCTGACAGACGACCTCATTGTGAGGTGTTATGATGCAGCCGCTCGTACGGCACGCATAGGGAATTCAATGTCCCACTTAATGCTGGCTCTCACCCAGACACTGCAGGGCACAGGGGATGCATCGGCGTCCCAGGGGTTGTGTGACTCCTCGCTACAGGCGTTTGCCTTTATGTCGAGAGAGCTCG TGGCCAGTCAGCCAGCCGCGGACACGGCAGTCAGAGAGGTTTCGCCAGCCAGACAGATCTCGCCCACCCCCGCCACCCGCACACTTCGCCCTACACAGGGCGCCCAAGCCACGGCCCGTTACCCCTCTAGGGAccggaggggagagggggcaggCAGTGACAGCAGTACACCGGCGGTCGGCCGCTTCTCCAGCCAACATCTCAGGCGCTGGGAAGCGGTGACATCGGACCCCTGGGTACTGGCAACCCTGTCTCAGGGTTACATTATCCAATTTCAAGGCCGACCGCCAAAGTTCCGTGGGGTCAagaccaccaccgtcaccaacCCG AAGGCCCTAGCCCTACGTCAGGAGATCGGCGCTCTCCTCCAAAAAGAGGCCATCGAACAGCTCGACGCGCCTACACACGAAGGTGGGTTCTACTCAACCTATTTCATAATTCCAAAGAAGGATGGCGGGCTCCGCCCCATTCTAGATCTCAGGCACTTAAATACTCATCTCAAGACACTGAGGTTTCATATGCTGCGCACCAAGGAGGTTCTGCACAGCATTCGGAAGAACGATTGGTTCACGACCATCGACTTGAAGGACGCTTACTTCCACGTCCCAATcgcaccacaccacagacaaTTCCTCAGGTTCGCCTTCGAGGGTCGGGCGTACCAATTTCGGGTACTACCGTTTGGAATAGCTCTGGCACCCCGGGTGTTCACCAGGTGCGTTGCAGCTGCTCTGGCTCCACTGCAGGCCCAGGGAATGCGCATTTTGCCCTACCTGGACGACTGGCTTATCTGCTCCCAGTCGGAGGTACAGGCCCGCAGCGATGTTGCCGCGTTGATGGCGCATATCACGGGTCTAGGGCTCAGACTGAACCTCAGAAAGAGTTCCCTAGTTCCCCGTCAGCAGACTGGGTTCTTGGGCATGGCCATCGATTCGCAGGCGATGAGGGCTGTCCCCTCTCAACAGCGGGTCGACGGAATCCAGCAGCTCGTGGCGCGCTTCAGAGGACACAGGGCTCTGACCCTGAGATCCTTCCAACGCCTACTGGGGATGCTAACATCAGCTGCATCCCTGATCCCACTAGGCCTCCTGGCGCTGAGGCCTTTCCAAATCTGGCTAAACAGCCTGGGCCTCCATCACGtgcggcacagacacagactggtgAGGGTTACCACCAGCTGCAGGAGGTTCCTCCAtccttggaggaggaggaagtaccTGACCCAGGGAGTTCCGTTGGGCGCTATTCCTTCCCGGAGGGAGGTGGTGACCACGGACGCTTCCCAGATAGGGTGGGGCGCCGTGTGGCAGCGTCAGACGGCCAGAGGTCGTTGGAGCCCCCAGCAGAAGCGGCAGCACATAAATGTGCTAGAGCTTCGGGCGGTGCTGCTGGCTCTAAGGCACTTCCTCCCTGCGCTAGTAGGGAGGCACGTGCTGGTCAGGTCGGACAATATGTCAGCGGTGTATTATATCAACCACCAGGGAGGCACCAGATCGCTGCAGTGCTTAGGGGTTGCCCAGCAGCTCTTGCAGGAGACCCATCAGCACCTATTGAGCCTGAGGGCTGTGTATTTGCCCGGCACTTAcaactag